The following nucleotide sequence is from Desulfatiglans anilini DSM 4660.
TGCGCCTCCGGTTCCACCGGGTCGGGAGAGTTGGGAGGCGCGGGATGAACGATTTCAGTCTGCATCACTGCTGCGGGGGCTGCCGCAGCCGGGGGCTGCTCCGTCGGTTCGGGGAGGACGGACTCGATCCGCTGAGGCGGTGCGGCGGGTTTTGCGGCAGCGACGGGGTGCGGCGGCGACGATGCCCGGGGTTTCACCGGCTCCGGCGGCCTGGGGGGTGCGGCGATCGGCTTTCGTAAAGGGGGTTTCGGAGCGGGTGGTGCGGGGTCCGGGGCTTTTTCCGGGGCGGGCGGCGGGACCTCGAGCGCCAGCTCGAGCGGCTGAGCCGCTCGCTTTGCGCCCGGAGCGGTTTTCAACCACCTGTCGCCAAGGCCGAAGAAGAGCAGGCCGTGGAGTGCCAGGGCCGCCGCAGCGGAAAAGATCAACCTCTTCATAGGGCCTTCTCCGCCTCCGCCTGCAGGGAGACCCTTGTGATCCCGGCCTCTCTGATCCGGTCGAGGACCTCGAAGAGGTCCTGGTAGGGGACGGTTCGATCCGCAAAGAGGAGGACGCCGGCATCCGGGTCGTTCCTGGTTTTTTCCGCCAGCGCAGGGGCGAGGCCTTCGAGCGTCGCGGGTTCTTCGTCCAGGAAGAGGGCGCCGCCCGGCTGGAGGGTGACGGACAGGGTCAACCTCTTTTCGACGGAGGCGGATTCCGACGAAGGCAGGAGGACGGGAAGCCC
It contains:
- a CDS encoding ExbD/TolR family protein, giving the protein MKIPLYHQKRVRVEMIPLIDIVFLLLVFFIYAMLSMAVHHGLPVLLPSSESASVEKRLTLSVTLQPGGALFLDEEPATLEGLAPALAEKTRNDPDAGVLLFADRTVPYQDLFEVLDRIREAGITRVSLQAEAEKAL
- a CDS encoding energy transducer TonB, whose amino-acid sequence is MKRLIFSAAAALALHGLLFFGLGDRWLKTAPGAKRAAQPLELALEVPPPAPEKAPDPAPPAPKPPLRKPIAAPPRPPEPVKPRASSPPHPVAAAKPAAPPQRIESVLPEPTEQPPAAAAPAAVMQTEIVHPAPPNSPDPVEPEAQTKAGPGSLSSAAAGRVFRQSDVGRIEGIRKAVPRYRENPPPLYPSLARRRGCQGTVVIDVLVTPEGRAADLRIEESSGYAVLDDSAMAAVQEWIFEPATLQGRAIPMRVSIPVMFSLRD